The Halalkalibacter krulwichiae genome has a segment encoding these proteins:
- a CDS encoding NAD(P)/FAD-dependent oxidoreductase → MKKPNIVILGAGYAGMITATRLLKQLGHNDANITLVNKHDYHYQTTWLHEPAAGTLSPERTRMPIASVLDLNRIKFVKDIVVEIKREEKKVVLENGELEFDYLVVGLGAEAETFGVPGVHEHAFSKWTVNGAREVKEHIEYMFAKYNNTAEPQDELLTFIVAGAGFTGIEFIGELSERLPELCAHYDVPREKVKMYVIEAAPTALPGFDPELVEYAMNLLESRGVEFKINCPIKEVTESGVTLASGDEIKAETIVWATGVRGSSIIEKSGFEAMRGRIKVDLDLRAPGHNEIFVIGDCALLINEEINRPYPPTAQIAMQMAEVCANNIKALIKGESLKTFKPDIKGTVASLGGKEAIGVVGSRKLFGSSANFMKKMIDNRYLFLLGGPGLVLKRGKNPM, encoded by the coding sequence ATGAAAAAGCCAAACATCGTGATTCTTGGTGCTGGTTATGCAGGAATGATTACTGCAACTCGTTTATTAAAACAATTAGGTCACAATGATGCTAATATCACTTTAGTGAATAAGCATGATTATCACTATCAAACAACTTGGTTACATGAGCCGGCTGCTGGTACTCTTTCTCCAGAGCGCACTCGTATGCCTATTGCTAGTGTTCTTGACCTAAACAGAATTAAATTTGTTAAAGATATCGTTGTTGAAATCAAACGCGAAGAAAAGAAAGTTGTGCTTGAGAATGGTGAACTTGAGTTTGATTACCTTGTAGTTGGACTAGGTGCGGAAGCGGAAACGTTTGGAGTTCCAGGTGTTCACGAACATGCATTTAGCAAGTGGACTGTTAATGGTGCGCGTGAAGTGAAGGAACATATTGAGTACATGTTTGCAAAATATAACAACACGGCAGAACCACAAGACGAGCTATTGACATTCATCGTTGCTGGTGCAGGCTTCACAGGGATTGAATTTATTGGTGAGCTTTCTGAGCGTCTACCTGAGCTATGTGCTCACTATGATGTGCCACGTGAAAAAGTAAAAATGTACGTAATTGAGGCTGCTCCAACAGCCCTTCCAGGATTTGATCCGGAGTTAGTTGAATATGCAATGAACCTTCTTGAAAGCCGTGGCGTTGAATTTAAAATCAACTGTCCAATTAAAGAAGTGACTGAGTCAGGTGTTACTCTTGCAAGTGGAGATGAAATCAAAGCAGAAACAATCGTTTGGGCAACCGGTGTACGCGGAAGCTCAATCATTGAAAAATCCGGTTTTGAAGCAATGCGTGGACGCATTAAAGTTGATTTAGATTTACGTGCTCCTGGTCATAATGAAATCTTTGTCATCGGAGACTGTGCACTTCTTATTAATGAAGAAATCAATCGTCCATATCCACCGACTGCACAAATTGCGATGCAGATGGCTGAAGTATGTGCTAATAACATCAAAGCTCTTATTAAAGGAGAGTCTTTAAAAACATTCAAGCCAGATATTAAAGGTACAGTAGCTTCACTTGGAGGCAAGGAAGCAATTGGAGTAGTTGGATCGAGAAAATTATTCGGATCTTCAGCAAACTTTATGAAGAAAATGATCGACAACCGTTACCTATTCTTATTAGGCGGCCCAGGACTAGTCCTAAAACGCGGTAAGAACCCAATGTAA
- a CDS encoding NAD(P)/FAD-dependent oxidoreductase encodes MMTNIETYDITIIGGGPTGLFAAFYAGMRQAKVKIIESMPQLGGQLSALYPEKYIYDVAGFPKVKAQELVDSLEQQAKQFNPTIVLEQSVKELSQQEDESYIIKTDKETHLSKAIIITAGAGAFQPRRLEVEKADLYEGKNLHYFIKDLSEFTGKKVLVCGGGDSAVDWSLMLEPIAEEVTLIHRRDKFRAHEHSLDLLKQSKVNILTPFEIKELIGNEDVIEQAVIKEIKGDVEKTIDVDAVIVNFGFVSSLGPIKEWGLEIERNSIVVNSKMETNRKGIYAAGDVCTYPGKVKLIATGFGEAPTAVNNAKAAIDPNAKLFPGHSTSLF; translated from the coding sequence ATGATGACAAACATTGAAACCTACGATATTACCATTATCGGTGGTGGCCCAACAGGCTTATTCGCAGCGTTTTATGCTGGAATGAGACAAGCAAAAGTAAAAATCATAGAAAGCATGCCTCAATTAGGCGGACAACTCTCTGCCCTGTACCCGGAGAAATACATCTATGATGTAGCCGGTTTTCCGAAAGTCAAAGCTCAAGAACTCGTCGACAGCCTTGAACAACAAGCAAAACAATTCAATCCAACCATTGTACTTGAGCAATCTGTAAAAGAGCTCTCGCAACAAGAAGATGAATCCTACATAATTAAAACCGATAAAGAAACACACCTATCAAAAGCGATTATTATAACCGCAGGTGCAGGCGCATTCCAACCTAGACGTTTAGAAGTTGAGAAAGCAGACTTATACGAAGGAAAGAATTTACATTACTTCATTAAAGATTTAAGTGAGTTTACAGGCAAAAAAGTTCTTGTGTGTGGAGGAGGCGATTCTGCGGTTGACTGGTCACTTATGCTAGAGCCAATTGCTGAAGAAGTAACATTAATTCATCGCCGAGACAAATTCCGTGCCCATGAACATAGCCTTGATCTCCTTAAGCAATCAAAAGTAAATATTCTTACTCCATTTGAAATAAAAGAGCTTATTGGAAACGAGGATGTCATCGAACAGGCTGTAATTAAAGAAATTAAAGGCGACGTCGAAAAAACGATTGATGTTGATGCTGTCATCGTAAACTTCGGCTTCGTTTCTTCCCTTGGCCCAATCAAAGAGTGGGGTTTAGAAATTGAACGCAACTCCATTGTTGTCAATTCAAAAATGGAAACAAACCGAAAAGGCATTTATGCCGCTGGTGACGTATGTACTTATCCTGGAAAAGTAAAGCTAATCGCAACTGGCTTCGGTGAAGCACCAACAGCAGTCAACAACGCTAAAGCAGCGATCGATCCAAACGCCAAACTCTTCCCAGGCCATAGTACTAGCTTGTTCTAG
- a CDS encoding HesB/IscA family protein, whose translation MITLTDAAVSQIKDMMEAEGDSNLMLRIGVKGGGCSGLSYGMGFDTEKHEEDTLLDVNGLSVLIDKESEPIIKGLVVDYKQNMMGGGFTIDNPNAIASCGCGTSFRTATNAGTPEDC comes from the coding sequence ATGATTACTTTAACTGATGCAGCAGTTAGCCAAATTAAAGATATGATGGAAGCAGAAGGAGATTCTAATCTAATGCTTCGTATCGGTGTAAAAGGTGGCGGCTGTAGCGGACTTTCATACGGTATGGGTTTTGATACAGAAAAGCATGAAGAAGACACACTGCTCGATGTAAATGGTCTCTCTGTTTTAATTGATAAAGAAAGTGAACCTATTATTAAAGGGCTTGTAGTGGATTATAAGCAAAACATGATGGGTGGAGGCTTTACAATCGATAATCCAAATGCGATCGCTTCTTGTGGCTGTGGTACTTCATTCCGCACTGCGACAAATGCTGGTACACCAGAGGATTGCTAA
- a CDS encoding aspartyl-phosphate phosphatase Spo0E family protein, whose translation MNRVLNQESCLEKIEELRKKMVTAAEQYGMSHPIVLRYSQELDRAHNKMILLEVSPNWTNTLSY comes from the coding sequence ATGAACAGAGTATTGAATCAAGAATCTTGTCTAGAAAAAATTGAAGAACTTCGTAAAAAGATGGTAACAGCAGCAGAACAATACGGAATGAGTCATCCTATCGTGCTTCGTTATAGTCAAGAATTAGATCGTGCACATAATAAAATGATTCTACTTGAAGTATCCCCTAATTGGACAAATACATTATCGTATTGA